The following coding sequences are from one Raphanus sativus cultivar WK10039 unplaced genomic scaffold, ASM80110v3 Scaffold0096, whole genome shotgun sequence window:
- the LOC108809270 gene encoding protein LURP-one-related 10, which yields MFQLIKPKLDVFLAPNKEMKECDFHVKGSWIDRSSTIYAGKSDVIVAQMHKKHTAQSILIGKSNFSVTVYPNVDYAFIVSLIVILDDINREDSGE from the exons ATGTTTCAGTTGATTAAGCCAAAGCTAGATGTTTTCTTAGCTCCTAATAAGGAAATGAAGGAATGTGACTTCCATGTCAAAGGAAGTTGGATCGACCGGTCCTCTACCATCTATGCTGGAAAATCTGACGTAATTGTTGCACAG ATGCACAAGAAACATACCGCGCAGAGCATATTGATAGGGAAGAGTAATTTCTCGGTTACGGTGTATCCGAATGTTGATTATGCGTTTATAGTCTCTCTCATTGTAATTCTCGATGACATTAACCGAGAAGATTCCGGAGAGTAA
- the LOC130501094 gene encoding dihydroneopterin aldolase 1-like, producing the protein MYSSLETTALATLSPRVIGRESSEKDMSMTGGDKLILKGLKFYGYHGAIPEEKTLGQMFLVDIDAWVSLKRAGESDNLDDTISYVDIFSIAKEIVEGSPRNLLETVAELIASRTLETFPRITAVRVKVSKPNVALVKTTIDYLGVEIFRQQKH; encoded by the exons ATGTACAGCTCACTTGAAACGACGGCTCTGGCGACGTTGTCACCGCGAG ttattgGAAGAGAATCATCGGAGAAAGACATGTCAATGACTGGAGGAGACAAACTGATACTAAAAGGGCTAAAGTTCTACGGTTACCATGGAGCGATTCCAGAAGAGAAGACTTTGGGGCAGATGTTTCTCGTTGACATTGATGCGTGGGTGAGTCTTAAAAGGGCTGGTGAATCAGACAACTTAGATGACACTATCAGCTACGTTGACATTTTCAG CATAGCTAAAGAAATTGTAGAAGGGTCTCCAAGAAACCTTCTGGAGACAGTCGCGGAACTCATCGCGTCCAGAACTCTTGAAACGTTTCCTCGTATAACCGCTGTTCGGGTGAAGGTATCGAAGCCAAATGTTGCACTTGTCAAGACTACTATTGATTACTTAGGGGTTGAGATTTTCCGACAGCAAAAGCATTGA
- the LOC108813482 gene encoding uncharacterized protein LOC108813482 gives MVVKMMKWRPWPPLMTKKYEVKLSVRRLEGWDLPEKERLTVEIRWKGPKATALGSLRRSSVKRDFTKEAVAAAEESDVVSWEDEGEVFQSVCSLTCYKDDDTLFYPWEIAFSVFTSEMKQGQKNKAPLVGTASLNLAEYARVTDQREFELNLPLTLSACVASEPHPLLCVSLSLFELRTTPETSDSQTAVVPVPSPPPPALEPHQTEKEDVSAIKAGLRKVKIFVSTRKAKKACHREAEAEEGGGRFSSFESSESLDLSEEASDECKEDLMSVRKSFSYGPLSYANGVGSSLNRGAKISEEDEDWVYYSHRKSDVGGGGGGGGCSDVEDTSSGLVYETSSSLLPRRSILPWRKRKLSFRSPKAKGEPLLKKDNGEEGGDDIDYDRRQLSSDEALVRSKTDEDSSSANPQQSSFLEFGDDSFAIGTWEEKEVISRDGHMKLQTSVFLASIDQRSERAAGESACTALVAVIADWFQKNGNLMPIKSQFDSLIREGSLEWRNLCENETYMQQFPDKHFDLDTVLQAKIRSLTVVPGKSYVGFFHPEGMINEGSSFEFLQGAMSFDSIWDEIINLDDDDDERVYIVSWNDHFFVLKVENEAYYIIDTLGERLYEGCDQAYILKFDDKTVIHKNLQAEESESEPEPEPEPEVVCRGKESCKEYIKSFLAAIPIRELQEDIKKGLASTAPVHQRLQIEFHYTEMSTSTDVVAV, from the exons ATGGTGgtgaagatgatgaagtggCGGCCATGGCCGCCGCTGATGACGAAGAAATACGAGGTGAAGCTGTCCGTGAGGAGACTGGAGGGTTGGGATCTGCCGGAGAAGGAGAGATTGACGGTGGAGATTCGGTGGAAAGGGCCCAAAGCGACGGCGCTGGGATCTCTGAGGAGGTCGTCGGTGAAGAGGGACTTCACCAAGGAAGCTGTTGCTGCGGCGGAGGAAAGCGACGTCGTTTCGTGGGAAGATGAGGGAGAGGTGTTTCAGAGCGTGTGCTCTCTCACTTGTTACAAGGATGATGATACTCTGTTTTATCCTTGGGAGATTGCTTTCTCTGTTTTCACCAGT GAAATGAAGCAAGGACAGAAGAATAAAGCTCCTCTCGTTGGAACAGCATCTTTGAATCTTGCTGAGTACGCTCGTGTAACCGATCAAAGAGAGTTTGAACTAAACCTTCCTCTCACCCTCTCTGCTTGTGTAGCCTCTGAGCCACATCCCTTGCTCTGT GTATCATTGAGTCTGTTTGAGCTTAGAACCACACCAGAAACCTCAGACTCACAAACAGCTGTTGTCCCTGTCCCATCTCCACCTCCACCAGCTCTTGAACCTCACCAAACCGAGAAGGAAGACGTGTCCGCAATCAAAGCAGGTCTAAGAAAAGTCAAGATCTTCGTTTCCACAAGGAAAGCCAAGAAGGCTTGCCACCGCGAGGCAGAAGCAGAAGAAGGAGGAGGCAGGTTCTCAAGCTTTGAATCATCAGAATCACTCGACCTTTCCGAGGAAGCCTCCGACGAATGCAAAGAAGATCTGATGAGCGTGAGAAAGTCTTTCTCATACGGACCATTGTCTTACGCAAACGGGGTTGGAAGTTCGTTGAACCGTGGCGCAAAAATCAGCGAAGAAGACGAAGATTGGGTTTATTATAGCCACAGGAAGTCTGAcgttggaggaggaggaggaggaggaggctgcTCGGACGTTGAAGATACTTCTTCTGGTTTGGTGTATGAGACGTCATCATCACTTCTTCCTCGTCGAAGCATATTGCCgtggaggaagaggaagctGAGCTTTAGATCGCCGAAGGCTAAAGGAGAGCCTTTGTTGAAGAAAGATAATGGAGAAGAAGGTGGAGATGACATTGATTATGATAGGAGACAACTTAGCTCAGATGAAGCTCTTGTG AGAAGCAAAACAGATGAAGATTCTTCATCAGCCAATCCTCAACAATCTTCTTTCTTGGAGTTTGGAGACGACAGTTTCGCTATAGGAACCTGGGAAGAGAAAGAAGTGATAAGCAGAGACGGACACATGAAGCTTCAGACAAGTGTCTTCCTCGCTTCCATCGACCAGAGAAGCGAGCGTGCAGCTGGCGAGAGCGCGTGCACCGCTCTCGTAGCCGTCATCGCGGATTGGTTCCAGAAGAACGGTAACCTCATGCCTATAAAGTCTCAGTTCGATAGTCTGATCAGAGAAGGCTCGTTGGAGTGGAGAAACCTCTGCGAGAACGAGACGTACATGCAGCAGTTCCCCGACAAGCATTTTGATCTCGACACTGTGTTACAAGCGAAGATACGGTCTCTAACTGTTGTCCCCGGGAAGTCATATGTCGGTTTTTTCCATCCGGAAGGGATGATCAACGAGGGAAGCAGCTTCGAGTTTCTGCAGGGAGCAATGTCTTTCGATAGCATTTGGGACGAGATTATCAATCTAGACGATGATGACGACGAGCGTGTTTATATCGTGAGCTGGAACGATCACTTCTTTGTACTCAAAGTTGAAAACGAAGCTTACTATATCATTGACACGCTTGGTGAGAGGCTGTACGAAGGGTGTGATCAAGCTTACATTTTGAAGTTCGATGATAAAACGGTTATCCACAAGAATCTTCAAGCAGAGGAGTCAGAATCCGAACCTGAACCTGAGCCTGAGCCAGAGGTTGTGTGCAGAGGGAAGGAGTCATGTAAAGAGTATATTAAGAGCTTCTTGGCGGCGATACCGATAAGGGAGTTGCAAGAGGATATCAAGAAAGGATTAGCTTCGACTGCTCCTGTTCATCAACGGTTACAGATCGAGTTTCATTACACGGAGATGAGCACAAGCACGGATGTCGTCGCTGTCTGA